The Fimbriimonas ginsengisoli Gsoil 348 genome window below encodes:
- a CDS encoding polysaccharide deacetylase family protein, with amino-acid sequence MPLLRPVVFSLFACLMVGQMGCVGPAEAPDGVTTGGGSAVTAAVLGKPVRVTNRQANTKGGVLVLMYHKFAPKETRYDRSFDHFRHDLQRLYDMGFRPVTMSEYLSDRLNIAPGASPVVITVDDSNSTQFTMRDDGTVDPECAVGIWQDFAAIHPDFPVKATWYVLPTVMWGQPKWQDRKVEILKESGSELASHTWSHPVLRKLTDRQVKTEIARSIDFLAKYGFDKVSFAYPYGVFPKHMDILDGFWQNHRAYTLTGAVTCDTDIAPAPAADDLRPFKVPRVEALEGPLGVDYWLDRIESGKSKVFVAP; translated from the coding sequence ATGCCCTTGCTTCGCCCCGTCGTGTTTTCGCTTTTTGCCTGCCTGATGGTCGGTCAAATGGGTTGCGTGGGACCGGCGGAAGCTCCCGATGGAGTGACGACCGGCGGAGGCTCCGCGGTAACCGCGGCGGTGCTTGGAAAGCCGGTCCGGGTGACTAATCGGCAGGCCAATACGAAGGGCGGCGTGTTGGTGCTGATGTACCACAAGTTCGCGCCGAAGGAAACCCGCTACGACCGTTCGTTCGACCACTTCAGGCACGACCTGCAGCGGCTGTACGACATGGGATTCCGGCCGGTGACGATGAGCGAATACCTCTCCGATCGCCTAAACATCGCTCCGGGCGCCTCACCGGTAGTTATCACCGTCGACGACTCGAACTCAACCCAGTTCACCATGAGGGATGACGGCACGGTCGATCCTGAGTGCGCAGTCGGGATCTGGCAAGACTTCGCCGCCATCCATCCGGATTTCCCGGTCAAAGCGACTTGGTACGTACTCCCCACCGTGATGTGGGGCCAGCCAAAGTGGCAGGACCGGAAGGTGGAGATCCTCAAAGAAAGCGGTTCGGAGCTTGCCTCGCACACCTGGAGCCACCCGGTTCTGAGGAAGCTGACCGACCGGCAGGTAAAGACGGAAATCGCGAGGTCGATCGACTTTCTTGCCAAATACGGGTTCGACAAAGTCTCGTTCGCCTATCCGTACGGGGTGTTTCCGAAGCACATGGATATCCTCGATGGCTTCTGGCAGAACCATCGGGCGTACACGCTAACCGGCGCCGTCACCTGCGACACCGATATCGCCCCCGCCCCGGCGGCGGACGACTTGCGACCGTTCAAAGTCCCGCGGGTCGAGGCCCTGGAAGGGCCTCTCGGCGTCGACTACTGGCTCGACCGGATCGAGTCGGGCAAGTCAAAAGTGTTCGTCGCGCCTTAG
- a CDS encoding DUF2272 domain-containing protein, whose protein sequence is MPELPPPSEFAKKLAAVAKGQHDQFHLIHEHDEPLRSQIKKYWQSIPEPFPGVDTPWSAVFVSFCVRNAGATAQEFKFAAAHSIFVHEAINHPGAFRGVKVDQDSVRVGDILQNNRSGNNFDFAHAKAHSDYLSHSAIVVARGEDDQGKFALTIGGNESDSIRRVRIQLNDDGSVKQRQTASFICLLKNIK, encoded by the coding sequence ATGCCTGAATTGCCGCCACCGTCAGAGTTTGCCAAAAAGCTGGCCGCCGTCGCGAAAGGCCAGCACGACCAGTTTCACCTCATCCATGAGCACGACGAGCCGCTCCGATCCCAGATCAAGAAGTACTGGCAGTCGATACCCGAGCCGTTCCCCGGGGTTGACACCCCTTGGTCGGCCGTGTTCGTTTCGTTTTGCGTTCGAAACGCGGGCGCTACGGCCCAGGAGTTTAAGTTCGCCGCCGCGCATTCGATCTTCGTTCATGAGGCGATCAATCACCCGGGCGCCTTCCGGGGCGTGAAGGTGGACCAAGACTCGGTTCGGGTGGGAGACATCCTCCAGAACAACCGGTCGGGCAACAATTTCGACTTCGCGCATGCGAAGGCGCATTCCGATTACCTCTCCCACTCGGCGATCGTCGTGGCCAGGGGTGAGGACGATCAAGGCAAGTTTGCTCTTACGATCGGCGGAAACGAATCCGACTCTATTCGGCGAGTCCGCATTCAGCTCAACGACGACGGTTCGGTGAAGCAGCGCCAAACCGCCTCTTTCATCTGCCTTTTGAAGAACATCAAGTAA
- a CDS encoding TetR/AcrR family transcriptional regulator, which yields MKKSKPPAKLGRPRAFDADEALDRALEVFWRSGYEGASLSDLTEAMGITRPSLYAAFGNKEELFRKALDRYMERADGVTSALEEPSARVAIETFLTRAVSGQCGQGKSRGCLLVQGALSCSEASEHVRKELAERRGQAEAAIRKRLIRAKEEGGLPADTDPADLARYYATVSHGLSVQAASGTTPEELLKVVEAAMRAWPENSNVGERR from the coding sequence ATGAAAAAGTCGAAACCGCCCGCGAAGCTTGGAAGACCGCGCGCTTTCGACGCGGACGAGGCACTGGATCGGGCGCTGGAAGTGTTTTGGCGGAGCGGATACGAGGGGGCCTCGCTCTCCGATCTGACGGAGGCGATGGGGATCACCCGTCCCAGCCTGTACGCGGCCTTCGGAAACAAAGAGGAGCTCTTTCGTAAGGCGCTCGACCGGTACATGGAGCGCGCCGACGGCGTCACGTCCGCTCTGGAAGAGCCATCCGCTCGAGTAGCGATCGAGACGTTCCTGACGCGAGCGGTGAGCGGGCAGTGCGGACAAGGGAAATCGAGAGGGTGCCTTCTCGTACAGGGCGCGCTCTCATGTAGCGAAGCGAGCGAGCACGTGCGCAAAGAGCTCGCCGAGCGACGCGGCCAAGCGGAAGCGGCCATTAGAAAGCGCCTGATCCGCGCCAAGGAAGAGGGAGGTCTCCCGGCGGACACCGATCCCGCCGACCTTGCCCGATATTACGCTACCGTTTCTCACGGCTTGTCCGTCCAAGCGGCTAGTGGCACAACTCCTGAGGAACTTCTCAAGGTCGTCGAAGCTGCGATGCGCGCTTGGCCGGAGAATTCCAATGTCGGAGAACGGCGGTGA